A single region of the Pyricularia oryzae 70-15 chromosome 4, whole genome shotgun sequence genome encodes:
- a CDS encoding 26S proteasome non-ATPase regulatory subunit 11 — protein sequence MAAGDSQRLREAQEAAKSNPKKAEELYKEIVSKPPSVTSDAAVKEYELALLSLGELYRDQKNSNDLVELIKRSRTVLSSFAKAKTAKLVRQLLDFFDGIPNTTDLQVSVTKSCIEWATSERRTFLRQNLETRLVTLHMAKQSYYEALTLINGLLKELKRLDDKLMLVEVQLLESRVYHALGNISKARAALTSARTSAASVYTPPMLQANLDMQSGMLHAEDKDFNTAFSYFIEALDGYHSQDATKNATAALQYMLLCKIMLNLVDDVNTLMASKQAAKYAGQSLEAMKAIARAHANRSLEEYEQSLAAYRHELGGDAFVRSHLRRLYDAMLEQNLIKVIEPFSRVEIDHIAKMVGLDTQQVERKLSQMILDKVIIGVLDQGAGCLIIFDETQRDEAYDHALATIEKLSSVVDVLYTNQASMLE from the exons ATGGCTGCAGGAGACTCCCAAAGGTTGCGCGAGGCGCAAGAAGCCGCAAAATCGAACCCGAAGAAGGCAGAGGAGTTGTACAAGGAGATCGTTTCCAAGCCACCATCAGTTACCTCGGACGCTGCCGTCAAGGAATACGAACTGGCGTTACTCAGCCTGGGCGAACTGTACCGCGACCAGAA AAACTCAAATGATCTCGTCGAGCTCATCAAGAGGAGCCGGACAGTGCTGTCGTCATTTGCCAAGGCAAAGACGGCCAAGCTCGTCCGCCAGCTGCTTGACTTCTTCGACGGCATCCCCAACACAACGGACCTCCAGGTATCTGTGACCAAGTCATGTATAGAGTGGGCAACCTCGGAGCGACGGACGTTCTTGCGGCAGAACCTCGAGACTAGGCTGGTGACGCTGCATATGGCTAAGCAGTCATACTATGAAGCACTGACCCTGATCAACGGCCTGCTGAAGGAGCTTAAACGCCTCGATGACAAGCTCATGCTGGTCGAGGTACAGCTCCTCGAGTCCCGCGTCTACCATGCGCTCGGAAATATATCCAAGGCCCGCGCGGCCCTGACGAGCGCTCGAACCAGCGCGGCGTCCGTCTATACCCCTCCCATGCTGCAGGCCAATCTCGACATGCAGTCCGGCATGCTGCACGCCGAGGACAAGGACTTCAACACCGCTTTCAGTTACTTCATCGAGGCTCTCGACGGCTACCACTCGCAGGACGCGACCAAGAACGCCACCGCCGCTCTGCAGTACATGCTGCTGTGTAAGATCATGCTCAACCTCGTTGACGACGTCAACACCCTTATGGCGTCCAAGCAGGCGGCCAAGTATGCCGGCCAGTCCCTGGAGGCCATGAAGGCGATTGCGCGCGCCCATGCCAACAGGTCGCTGGAGGAGTACGAACAGTCTCTTGCTGCCTATCGTCACGAGCTTGGTGGCGACGCCTTTGTCCGCTCTCACCTGCGCCGCTTGTACGATGCCATGCTGGAGCAAAATCTGATCAAGGTTATTGAGCCCTTCTCGCGCGTCGAGATTGATCACATCGCCAAGATGGTTGGCCTCGACACGCAGCAAGTCGAGCGCAAACTGTCACAGATGATTCTGGACAAGGTCATCATCGGTGTGTTGGACCAGGGTGCTGGTTGCCTCATCATCTTTGATGAAACTCAACGTGATGAGGCCTACGACCACGCTCTGGCGACCATCGAAAAGTTGAGCAGTGTTGTAGACGTCTTGTACACCAATCAGGCATCGATGCTAGAGTAG